A DNA window from Streptomyces canus contains the following coding sequences:
- a CDS encoding 4a-hydroxytetrahydrobiopterin dehydratase, which produces MPVEPLSQKEIEDRLAELPGWSVDDGRLTRSYRLGTHFAATAMVVHIAQVQEELDHHSDLTLGYNTVALSVHTHSAGGAVTEKDFELAQRVEALAQGHGAQ; this is translated from the coding sequence ATGCCCGTCGAACCTCTGTCGCAGAAGGAGATCGAGGACCGGCTCGCGGAACTGCCGGGCTGGTCCGTCGACGACGGCCGCCTCACCCGCTCGTACCGCCTCGGCACGCACTTCGCCGCGACCGCGATGGTCGTCCACATCGCCCAGGTCCAGGAGGAGCTCGACCACCACTCCGACCTCACTCTCGGCTACAACACGGTCGCCCTGTCCGTGCACACGCACAGCGCGGGCGGCGCCGTCACCGAGAAGGACTTCGAGCTCGCGCAGCGGGTGGAGGCGCTCGCCCAGGGTCACGGAGCGCAGTGA
- a CDS encoding class I SAM-dependent methyltransferase, producing the protein MLDYDKEADAYDVTRGGEPRAAAAADAVLGLIPAQTRRLLDVACGTGIVTRRLAAARPATRVSGADLTYGMARMAAVRLPGAVVLADSRALPFPDGVFDAVTSVWLLHLLDRPEDVRAVVAECARVLRPGGVYVTTVDKAAAHDVGSDIDAVLAPRPRRPAPDAAPLVESYAAAHSLHPAGQARFPGRGQGRSPRRTAADLRRGWFTLLPPGDPLTERFAARLELKALPDQELPRPDPVFSVRAFRKAG; encoded by the coding sequence GTGCTCGACTACGACAAGGAGGCCGACGCCTACGACGTCACCCGCGGCGGCGAACCCCGGGCCGCCGCGGCCGCGGACGCCGTGCTCGGTCTGATCCCCGCGCAGACCCGGCGGCTCCTCGACGTGGCCTGCGGCACCGGGATCGTCACCCGCCGGCTCGCCGCCGCCCGGCCCGCGACCCGGGTCTCGGGCGCCGACCTGACGTACGGCATGGCCCGCATGGCCGCCGTACGGCTGCCCGGCGCGGTCGTGCTCGCCGACAGCCGTGCGCTGCCGTTCCCGGACGGAGTGTTCGACGCCGTCACCAGCGTGTGGCTGCTGCACCTCCTCGACCGGCCCGAGGACGTCCGTGCCGTGGTCGCCGAGTGCGCCCGGGTCCTGAGACCCGGCGGGGTGTACGTGACCACCGTCGACAAGGCCGCCGCACACGACGTGGGCAGCGACATCGACGCCGTCCTCGCCCCGCGCCCGCGGCGCCCCGCCCCGGACGCGGCGCCGCTCGTCGAGTCGTACGCCGCCGCACACAGCCTGCACCCGGCCGGGCAGGCCCGTTTCCCGGGCCGAGGCCAGGGCCGCAGTCCCCGGCGTACCGCCGCCGACCTGCGGCGCGGCTGGTTCACCCTGCTGCCGCCCGGCGACCCGCTCACGGAACGGTTCGCCGCCCGCCTTGAATTGAAGGCGCTGCCCGACCAGGAACTCCCGCGCCCCGACCCGGTGTTCAGCGTCCGGGCGTTCCGTAAGGCCGGCTGA
- a CDS encoding helix-turn-helix transcriptional regulator: protein MKAGRLVSILLLLQTRGRMTAAQLAQELEVSVRTVYRDVEALSAAGVPLYGDAGHAGGYRLLDGYRTRLTGLTAEEAEALFLAGAPGPAAELGLGSVLAAAQLKVRAALPEELRAHADRISGRFHLDTPGWYTEAEQAPFLPAVAEAVWSSRVLHVLYRRWAEPTDVERRLEPYGLVSKAGRWYLVAGPGPRTFRVDQILELASSDEEFTRPEGFDLAAWWTVYQRDFHDRLYRGEALVRLAPGVRLPRAVHGRTDSEGWTLARVPVESVEHAHGAFLRLGTDIEVLEPSELRERMARTIAELAERYGNSASPCGD from the coding sequence GTGAAGGCCGGCCGACTCGTCTCGATCCTCCTCCTGCTCCAGACCCGGGGCCGGATGACCGCCGCCCAGCTCGCCCAGGAGCTGGAGGTGTCCGTGCGCACGGTCTACCGGGACGTCGAGGCCCTGAGCGCGGCGGGCGTCCCGCTGTACGGCGACGCGGGCCACGCCGGTGGCTACCGCCTCCTCGACGGCTACCGCACCCGGCTGACCGGCCTCACCGCGGAGGAGGCCGAGGCCCTCTTCCTTGCCGGAGCGCCCGGTCCCGCTGCCGAGCTGGGCCTGGGCTCGGTCCTCGCCGCCGCCCAGCTCAAGGTGCGGGCCGCACTGCCGGAGGAACTGCGGGCCCACGCCGACCGGATCAGCGGGCGCTTCCATCTCGATACGCCCGGGTGGTACACGGAGGCCGAACAGGCGCCGTTTCTCCCGGCGGTGGCGGAAGCGGTCTGGAGCAGCCGGGTGCTCCATGTCCTGTACCGCCGCTGGGCCGAACCCACCGACGTGGAGCGGCGGTTGGAGCCGTACGGACTGGTGTCGAAGGCGGGCCGCTGGTACCTCGTCGCCGGACCGGGACCGCGCACCTTCCGCGTCGACCAGATCCTCGAACTGGCCTCCTCGGACGAGGAGTTCACCCGCCCCGAGGGCTTCGACCTGGCTGCCTGGTGGACGGTGTACCAGCGGGACTTCCACGACCGGCTGTACCGGGGCGAGGCCCTCGTGCGGCTGGCGCCGGGCGTGCGGCTGCCGAGGGCGGTCCATGGCCGTACGGATTCCGAAGGTTGGACCCTCGCCCGGGTCCCTGTCGAGTCCGTCGAGCACGCCCATGGCGCATTCCTGCGCCTCGGCACGGACATCGAGGTGCTGGAACCCTCCGAGCTGCGCGAACGGATGGCCCGGACGATTGCCGAACTGGCCGAAAGGTACGGCAACTCCGCTTCCCCGTGCGGCGACTGA
- a CDS encoding rhamnogalacturonan lyase gives MQHPHPHRRRRVLLSATTAAVALVAAGLTALSPGTAEAATARQVERLDRGVVSVHTGSGNLVSWRWLGTDPNDVSFNVYRAGTKVNSTPVTGSTNYFHSGAPAEADYTVRAIVGGVEQADSVHAVQLRSGYKDVPISPPAGGTTPDGVAYTYEANDASVADLDGDGALDFVLKWQPTNAKDNSQSGYTGNTILDGVKLDGTRLWRIDLGRNIRSGAHYTQFQAYDYDGDGKAEVAMKTADGTVDGTGAVIGSASADHRNSSGYVLSGPEYLTMFNGQTGKAMQSVDYVPARGTVSSWGDSYGNRVDRFLAGTAYLDGARPSLIMARGYYTRTVIAAWDWRGGTFTRRWTFDTNSSTNSGKGYDGQGSHSLSVGDVDNDGKDEIVYGAMAVDDNGSGLWTTKTGHGDAQHLGDLDPSHAGLEYFKVSESTSQPAELYINPANGTVNWKLAACCDNGRGVAGDIWAGNDGAEVWSASDTSIRDEAGATKGREPSSANFLSWWDGDTVRELLDGTHIDKYGTSSDTRLLTGASVHSNNSTKATPSLSGDILGDWREEVVWPTSGNTALRIYSTPIETTTKITTLLHDTMYRTGLAWQNTAYNQPPHPSFFIGNGMATAPRPAVYTP, from the coding sequence GTGCAGCACCCGCACCCGCACCGCAGACGCCGAGTCCTCCTCTCGGCGACGACCGCCGCCGTGGCCCTCGTGGCCGCCGGCCTGACCGCACTGTCGCCCGGTACGGCCGAGGCCGCCACCGCCCGCCAGGTCGAGAGGCTCGACCGGGGAGTCGTCAGCGTGCACACCGGCAGCGGCAACCTGGTCAGCTGGCGCTGGCTCGGCACCGACCCGAACGACGTGTCCTTCAACGTCTACCGCGCCGGCACGAAGGTCAACTCGACCCCGGTCACCGGCTCCACGAACTACTTCCACTCCGGCGCGCCCGCCGAGGCCGACTACACCGTCCGGGCGATCGTCGGCGGTGTCGAGCAGGCGGACTCGGTCCACGCGGTCCAACTCCGCAGCGGCTACAAGGACGTTCCCATCAGCCCGCCGGCCGGTGGCACGACCCCTGACGGCGTCGCCTACACCTATGAGGCCAACGACGCGTCCGTGGCCGACCTCGACGGCGACGGGGCACTGGACTTCGTCCTCAAGTGGCAGCCGACCAACGCCAAGGACAACTCCCAGTCCGGCTACACCGGCAACACGATCCTCGACGGCGTCAAGCTGGACGGCACCCGGCTGTGGCGGATCGACCTGGGCCGCAACATCCGTTCCGGCGCCCACTACACGCAGTTCCAGGCCTACGACTACGACGGCGACGGCAAGGCCGAGGTCGCCATGAAGACGGCGGACGGCACCGTCGACGGCACGGGCGCGGTGATCGGCAGCGCGTCGGCCGACCACCGCAACTCCAGCGGCTATGTCCTGTCCGGGCCCGAGTACCTGACGATGTTCAACGGCCAGACCGGCAAGGCCATGCAGAGCGTCGACTACGTCCCGGCACGCGGCACGGTGTCGTCGTGGGGCGACTCGTACGGCAACCGGGTCGACCGCTTCCTCGCGGGGACGGCCTACCTGGACGGCGCCCGCCCGTCGCTGATCATGGCCCGCGGCTACTACACCCGTACGGTGATCGCGGCCTGGGACTGGCGAGGCGGCACCTTCACCCGCCGCTGGACCTTCGACACCAACTCCTCGACCAACAGCGGCAAGGGCTACGACGGTCAGGGCTCGCACAGTCTGTCCGTCGGGGACGTCGACAACGACGGCAAGGACGAGATCGTCTACGGCGCGATGGCGGTCGACGACAACGGCAGCGGGCTGTGGACCACGAAGACGGGCCACGGCGACGCCCAGCACCTCGGCGACCTCGACCCCTCCCACGCGGGTCTCGAGTACTTCAAGGTCTCGGAGTCGACCTCCCAGCCGGCGGAGCTGTACATCAATCCGGCGAACGGCACGGTGAACTGGAAACTGGCCGCGTGCTGCGACAACGGGCGGGGTGTCGCCGGCGACATCTGGGCCGGCAACGACGGTGCGGAGGTCTGGTCGGCCTCCGACACCTCGATCCGCGACGAGGCGGGCGCCACGAAGGGCCGCGAGCCGTCCTCGGCGAACTTCCTGTCCTGGTGGGACGGCGACACGGTCCGCGAACTCCTCGACGGCACCCACATCGACAAGTACGGCACGTCGTCGGACACCCGCCTGCTGACCGGGGCGTCGGTCCACTCCAACAACAGCACCAAGGCGACCCCGTCCCTGTCCGGCGACATCCTGGGCGACTGGCGCGAGGAGGTCGTCTGGCCGACATCGGGCAACACGGCGCTCAGGATCTACTCGACCCCGATCGAGACGACGACGAAGATCACCACCCTGCTCCACGACACGATGTACCGCACGGGCCTGGCCTGGCAGAACACCGCCTACAACCAGCCCCCGCATCCGAGCTTCTTCATCGGCAACGGGATGGCGACGGCGCCCAGGCCGGCGGTGTACACGCCGTGA